In Parasteatoda tepidariorum isolate YZ-2023 chromosome 2, CAS_Ptep_4.0, whole genome shotgun sequence, one DNA window encodes the following:
- the LOC107441311 gene encoding uncharacterized protein: MNCEICNEKFTKLKDLIRHGISGMHRYSHFFCLPCAQAFSSVTDVVEHIGTDVHSVLTLATGIPFDAEDKNPSTISPSFPPHSCCYLCSYRGFLPIEEHIQSDSHKYLAFVIKTVIRRKELLCSVKEAKYDTQMFMSKIINVKQKGHDRAFGEHVYKVAHGMLPFICELCNIHFSEPVYYTQHLENQSHRRTEQFLNKLFHIVKKVDIVNAGSCWSVSKTFSNSLEALYYCQMCSLWLVTSFKYAEHKLCYRHKEVESLIKRERMGGVRLRSVTEKKNPDCRCKRRMEFEEVKKRSARKVEHKVRDGEEASKKMSPSSSNNHGKDENVSKTDGTVSTILTPSGVEASETKSDSSLDGFGTDDTDSSDDCEVEIVSNPEKHYCELCDFLSYSSLNYEKHLTSKHHKRMKKMSDKKQEKASTVKQAEETANE, from the coding sequence ATGAATTGTGAAATCTGCAATGAAAAGTTTACGAAATTGAAGGATCTAATACGTCATGGGATCAGTGGCATGCATCGATACTCTCATTTCTTTTGCTTGCCGTGCGCACAAGCATTTTCTAGTGTCACTGATGTCGTTGAACACATTGGGACTGATGTACATTCCGTCCTGACACTAGCCACGGGTATTCCTTTTGATGCTGAAGATAAAAATCCCAGCACTATTAGTCCTTCATTCCCACCGCATTCTTGCTGTTATTTGTGCAGCTATAGGGGCTTTCTACCCATAGAGGAACACATCCAGAGCGACagtcataaatatttagcatttgtAATTAAAACCGTTATTAGAAGGAAAGAATTACTTTGTTCAGTTAAGGAAGCAAAGTACGACACACAAATGTTCATGAGCAAAATTATTAACGTCAAACAGAAAGGGCATGACCGTGCTTTCGGTGAGCATGTCTATAAAGTCGCTCACGGAATGTTACCGTTCATCTGCGAATTATGTAACATTCACTTCAGCGAACCCGTTTATTACACGCAACATTTGGAAAATCAGTCCCATAGAAGGACGGAGCAGTTTCTGAACAAACTCTTCCACATCGTTAAAAAAGTTGATATCGTTAATGCTGGATCCTGTTGGAGTGTCTCGAAAACTTTCAGCAATTCACTTGAAGCATTGTATTATTGCCAAATGTGCTCTCTTTGGTTGGTGACGAGTTTTAAGTATGCTGAACATAAACTATGTTACAGACATAAAGAAGTTGAGTCACTTATCAAGAGAGAAAGAATGGGAGGTGTTAGGCTACGCAGCGTCACAGAGAAAAAGAACCCGGATTGTAGGTGTAAACGGCGCATGGAGTTTGAAGAAGTTAAAAAACGTTCGGCTAGAAAAGTTGAACATAAAGTTAGAGACGGCGAGGAAGCGTCTAAAAAAATGTCTCCCTCGTCATCGAACAATCATGGAAAAGACGAAAATGTTAGCAAAACCGATGGAACTGTCAGCACAATCCTCACGCCATCTGGTGTCGAAGCGAGTGAAACTAAAAGTGACTCCTCGCTGGATGGTTTCGGAACTGACGACACCGATAGTTCTGATGATTGTGAAGTTGAAATTGTTTCCAATCCCGAGAAGCACTACTGTGAGTTGTGTGACTTTTTAAGCTACAGTTCTCTGAATTATGAGAAGCATTTGACTAGCAAGCAtcataaaagaatgaaaaagatGTCGGACAAAAAACAGGAGAAAGCTTCCACGGTTAAGCAGGCAGAGGAAACCGCTAATGAGTGA